One part of the Streptomyces sp. NBC_00286 genome encodes these proteins:
- a CDS encoding PspA/IM30 family protein — MSGVMKRMGMIFRAKANKALDRAEDPRETLDYSYQKQLELLQKVRRGVADVATSRKRLELQLNQLQSQSSKLEDQGRKALALGREDLAREALSRRAALQQQVTDLETQHQTLQGEEEKLTLAAQRLQAKVDAFRTKKETIKATYTAAQAQTRIGEAFSGISEEMGDVGLAIQRAEDKTAQLQARAGAIDELLASGALDDPSGMAKDDIQAELDRLSGGTDVELELQRMKAELAGPSTPQQAIEGGTGNTSGQAQSQDQSQSGAQDQPRDTPRFDKQ; from the coding sequence ATGAGCGGTGTCATGAAGCGTATGGGGATGATCTTCCGCGCGAAGGCGAACAAGGCCCTTGACCGGGCCGAGGACCCGCGCGAAACCCTCGACTACTCGTACCAGAAGCAGCTGGAGCTGCTGCAGAAGGTGCGCCGCGGAGTCGCCGATGTGGCGACCTCCCGCAAGCGCCTGGAGCTGCAGCTCAACCAGCTCCAGAGCCAGTCCTCGAAGCTGGAGGACCAGGGCCGCAAGGCCCTCGCTCTCGGCCGCGAGGACCTGGCCCGTGAGGCGCTGTCGCGCCGTGCCGCGCTCCAGCAGCAGGTCACGGACCTGGAGACGCAGCACCAGACCCTCCAGGGAGAGGAGGAGAAGCTCACGCTCGCCGCCCAGCGGCTGCAGGCCAAGGTCGACGCCTTCCGTACGAAGAAGGAGACCATCAAGGCCACGTACACCGCGGCCCAGGCGCAGACCCGCATCGGCGAGGCCTTCTCCGGGATCTCCGAGGAGATGGGCGACGTCGGTCTGGCCATACAGCGCGCCGAGGACAAGACGGCGCAGCTTCAGGCCCGCGCCGGCGCCATCGACGAACTGCTCGCCTCCGGCGCCCTCGACGACCCGTCCGGCATGGCCAAGGACGACATCCAGGCCGAGCTGGACCGCCTCTCCGGCGGCACGGACGTGGAGCTGGAACTCCAGCGCATGAAGGCGGAGCTGGCCGGCCCGTCGACGCCCCAGCAGGCGATCGAGGGCGGCACGGGCAATACTTCGGGGCAGGCACAGTCCCAGGACCAGTCGCAGTCCGGGGCACAGGACCAGCCTCGGGACACCCCGCGCTTCGACAAGCAGTGA
- the pspAA gene encoding PspA-associated protein PspAA, producing the protein MIVRIMGEGQVKLDNAHFAELNKLDDELLAEMESGDEEGFRRTLGALLEAVRRLGTPLPDDTLEPSELILPSPDATLEEVREMLTEDGLIPG; encoded by the coding sequence GTGATCGTACGGATCATGGGGGAGGGACAGGTGAAGCTGGACAACGCCCACTTCGCCGAACTGAACAAGCTGGACGACGAACTCCTGGCGGAGATGGAGTCCGGCGACGAAGAGGGCTTCCGGCGCACGCTGGGAGCACTCCTCGAAGCGGTACGCCGCCTGGGCACCCCCCTCCCCGACGACACCCTGGAACCCTCGGAACTCATCCTCCCGTCCCCCGACGCAACCCTGGAGGAAGTCAGGGAGATGCTGACCGAGGACGGCCTGATTCCGGGCTGA
- a CDS encoding sensor histidine kinase, translated as MSTIKRTATWLRAHPLAADGALAAAVLAIMIVASFAAPEEHGDGKTWGTQVPDALGVSLMTLAAVALVFRRRGPLPVLAVTGALTLLELVSGDPRTPVAMAAVVALYTVASATDRPTTWRVGLLTMTVLTGVAMLAGSMPWYEQENIGIFAWTGMAAAAGDAVRSRRAFVHAIRERAERAERTREEEARRRVAEERLRIARDLHDVVAHHIALVNVQAGVAAHVMDKRPDQAKEALAHVREASRSALNELRATVGLLRQSGDPEAPTEPAPGLNRLDELVGTFRNAGLPVEVARTDEGTALPAAVDLAAYRIIQEALTNVQKHAGTEAKAEVSVVRVGPNVEITVLDNGPGDDAEARLDKNGGHGLLGMRERVGALGGSCTAGPRYGGGFRVHAILPVKSRTEDMAGGTTGGTASANVPSTTAASRRTAPTGDLA; from the coding sequence GTGAGCACAATCAAGCGCACCGCAACCTGGCTGCGAGCCCACCCGCTGGCAGCAGACGGTGCGCTGGCAGCAGCCGTACTGGCGATCATGATCGTCGCGTCGTTCGCCGCCCCGGAGGAGCACGGCGACGGCAAAACGTGGGGCACGCAGGTACCCGACGCGCTGGGCGTCAGCTTGATGACGCTGGCCGCCGTCGCCCTGGTCTTCCGCCGCCGCGGCCCCCTCCCGGTACTCGCGGTGACGGGCGCCCTCACCCTCCTCGAGCTGGTCAGCGGCGACCCGCGCACCCCGGTCGCCATGGCCGCCGTGGTCGCCCTCTACACGGTGGCGTCGGCGACCGACCGGCCCACCACCTGGCGGGTCGGCCTGCTCACCATGACCGTCCTTACGGGCGTCGCGATGCTCGCCGGCTCCATGCCCTGGTACGAGCAGGAGAACATCGGCATCTTCGCCTGGACGGGCATGGCCGCCGCCGCGGGCGATGCGGTGCGCAGCCGCCGCGCCTTCGTACACGCCATAAGAGAGCGCGCCGAACGCGCCGAACGCACCCGTGAGGAAGAGGCCCGCCGCCGCGTCGCCGAGGAACGCCTCCGCATCGCCCGCGATCTGCACGACGTCGTCGCCCACCACATCGCGCTCGTCAACGTCCAGGCCGGAGTCGCCGCCCACGTCATGGACAAGCGCCCCGACCAGGCCAAGGAAGCCCTCGCGCACGTACGCGAGGCCAGCCGCTCCGCGCTCAACGAACTCCGCGCCACCGTCGGCCTGTTGAGGCAGTCCGGCGACCCCGAGGCGCCCACCGAACCGGCCCCGGGCCTGAACCGGCTCGACGAACTCGTCGGCACCTTCCGCAACGCGGGTCTGCCCGTCGAGGTGGCCCGCACCGACGAGGGCACCGCCCTGCCCGCGGCCGTCGACCTGGCCGCGTACCGCATCATCCAGGAAGCCCTCACCAATGTGCAGAAGCACGCGGGTACGGAGGCGAAGGCCGAGGTCAGCGTCGTACGCGTGGGTCCGAACGTCGAGATCACCGTGTTGGACAACGGGCCCGGCGACGACGCCGAGGCCCGGCTCGACAAGAACGGCGGGCACGGGCTGCTCGGCATGCGGGAAAGGGTCGGCGCACTCGGCGGCAGCTGCACCGCCGGACCCCGCTACGGAGGCGGCTTCCGGGTCCATGCGATCCTGCCGGTCAAGAGCCGCACCGAGGACATGGCCGGGGGCACGACCGGAGGCACCGCCTCGGCGAACGTGCCGTCGACGACTGCGGCATCCAGGAGAACGGCACCCACGGGGGACCTCGCATGA
- a CDS encoding response regulator transcription factor — translation MTIRVLLADDQALLRSAFRVLVDSEPDMEVVGEASDGAEAVRLAREERADVVLMDIRMPGMDGLAATRLISADPGLTHVRVVMLTTFEVDEYVVQSLRAGASGFLGKGAEPDELLNAIRVAASGEALLSPVATKGLIAKFLAQGDGADDDRDPARAERLAALTGREREVLVQVAGGHSNDEIAERLDVSPLTVKTHVNRAMAKLGARDRAQLVVIAYESGLVRPRVE, via the coding sequence ATGACCATCCGCGTCCTGCTCGCCGACGACCAGGCCCTGCTGCGGAGCGCGTTCCGTGTGCTGGTCGACTCCGAGCCCGACATGGAGGTCGTCGGCGAGGCCTCGGACGGCGCCGAGGCGGTGCGGCTCGCGCGCGAGGAGCGGGCCGACGTCGTCCTGATGGACATCCGCATGCCCGGCATGGACGGTCTCGCCGCCACCCGGCTGATCAGCGCCGACCCGGGCCTCACGCACGTACGGGTCGTCATGCTGACGACCTTCGAGGTCGACGAGTACGTGGTGCAGTCCCTGCGGGCCGGCGCCTCCGGTTTCCTCGGCAAGGGAGCCGAGCCGGACGAGCTGCTCAACGCCATCCGGGTCGCGGCGAGCGGCGAGGCGCTGTTGTCGCCGGTGGCCACCAAGGGGCTGATCGCCAAGTTCCTCGCGCAGGGCGACGGAGCGGACGACGACCGGGACCCGGCCCGTGCCGAACGCCTCGCCGCGCTCACCGGACGGGAACGCGAGGTCCTCGTCCAGGTCGCGGGCGGCCACTCGAACGACGAGATCGCCGAGCGTCTCGACGTCAGCCCGCTCACCGTTAAAACCCACGTGAACCGCGCCATGGCCAAGCTGGGCGCCCGTGACCGGGCCCAACTGGTCGTCATCGCCTACGAGTCGGGGCTCGTACGTCCAAGGGTGGAGTGA
- a CDS encoding efflux RND transporter permease subunit — MSWLSRFSLAQRALIGLMSIVALAFGAIAIPQLKQQLLPTIELPVVSVLAPYQGASPDVVEKQVVEPIEDNLEGVDGISGVTSTASEGNALIMASFDYGNNTEQLVADVQQAVNRARVQLPDDVDPQVVAGSTDDIPTVVLAVTSDKDQQALSDQLDRTVVPELRDIDGVGQVTVDGVRGLEVTVTPDDAEMARAGVNPAVLGQALQAGGATVPAGSFDEDGSNRTVQVGGGFTSLKQIQDLMVTGEGVKKPVRLGDIATVEEQPATAQSITRTDGKPSLSVSLTMDHDGSAVAISDAVQDKLPDLRKDLGSGATITVVSDQGPAVSKSISGLTTEGALGLLFAVVIILVFLASVRSTLVTAVSIPLSVVLALIVLWTRDLSLNMLTLGALTIAIGRVVDDSIVVLENIKRHLGYGEERQEAILKAVREVAGAVTSSTLTTVAVFLPIGLTGGMVGELFGSFSLTVTAALLASLLVSLTVVPVLSYWFLRAPKGTPEDADEARRKAEEKEARSRLQRSYVPVLRFATRRRLTSVAIAVVVLIGTFAMAPLLKTNFFDQGEQEVLTVKQELKPGISLAATDAQAKKVEQMLDGVKGVEDYQVTVGSSGFLAAFGGGTDTNQASYTVKVADSASYDDVQDRIEEGLGQLSGIGTTTISAGDGFGAQELSVVVKAADAGVLREAAEEVRDAVAGLDDVTDVTSDLAQSVPRISVKANSEAAAAGFNDTTLGAAVAQSVRGTPSGKAILDDTERDVVIKSAKPAQTLDELKKLQLGPDVTLGDIATVELVDGPVSMTRIDGQRAATITAKPTGENTGAVSADLTTKLDALKLPDGATAEIGGVSQDQDEAFASLGLAMLAAIAIVFMLLVATFRSLIQPLILLVSIPFAATGAIGLLVATGTPMGVPAMIGMLMLIGIVVTNAIVLIDLINQYRRQGYGVVEAVLEGGRHRLRPILMTALATIFALLPMALGVTGEGGFIAQPLAVVVIGGLITSTLLTLLLVPTLYAMVELRKERRAKKRAAKREKKAGTAPGSSAEAESGEPEPAGV, encoded by the coding sequence ATGTCCTGGCTGTCCAGGTTCAGCCTCGCGCAACGGGCCCTGATCGGGCTGATGTCGATCGTCGCGTTAGCTTTCGGAGCGATCGCGATCCCGCAGCTCAAGCAGCAGTTGCTGCCCACCATCGAACTGCCTGTGGTGTCGGTGCTCGCGCCGTACCAGGGCGCGTCCCCCGACGTGGTCGAGAAGCAGGTCGTCGAGCCCATCGAGGACAACCTCGAAGGCGTCGACGGCATCTCCGGCGTCACCTCCACCGCCAGCGAGGGCAACGCCCTGATCATGGCGTCCTTCGACTACGGCAACAACACAGAGCAGCTGGTCGCCGACGTCCAGCAGGCCGTCAACCGCGCCCGCGTCCAGCTCCCGGACGATGTGGACCCGCAGGTCGTCGCCGGTTCCACCGACGACATCCCGACCGTCGTGCTCGCCGTCACCTCCGACAAGGACCAGCAGGCCCTCTCGGACCAGCTCGACCGCACCGTTGTGCCCGAGCTGCGCGACATCGACGGCGTCGGCCAGGTCACGGTCGACGGCGTACGGGGCCTCGAGGTCACCGTCACTCCGGACGACGCCGAGATGGCACGCGCGGGGGTCAACCCCGCGGTCCTCGGCCAGGCTCTTCAGGCGGGCGGCGCGACCGTCCCGGCCGGCTCCTTCGACGAGGACGGCAGCAACCGCACCGTCCAGGTCGGCGGCGGCTTCACCTCCCTCAAGCAGATCCAGGACCTGATGGTCACCGGCGAGGGCGTCAAGAAGCCCGTACGCCTCGGGGACATCGCCACGGTCGAGGAGCAGCCCGCCACCGCGCAGTCCATCACCCGCACCGACGGCAAGCCCAGCCTCTCCGTCTCGCTGACGATGGACCACGACGGCAGCGCGGTCGCCATCTCCGACGCGGTCCAGGACAAGCTGCCGGACCTGCGGAAGGACCTCGGCTCCGGCGCGACGATCACCGTGGTCAGCGACCAGGGCCCGGCGGTCTCCAAGTCCATCTCGGGCCTGACGACCGAGGGCGCGCTCGGCCTGCTGTTCGCGGTCGTGATCATCCTGGTCTTCCTGGCCTCGGTCCGCTCGACCCTCGTCACCGCGGTCTCGATCCCGCTGTCGGTCGTCCTCGCGCTGATCGTCCTGTGGACCCGGGACCTCTCGCTCAACATGCTGACGCTGGGCGCCCTGACGATCGCGATCGGCCGAGTCGTCGACGACTCGATCGTGGTCCTGGAGAACATCAAGCGCCACCTCGGCTACGGCGAGGAGCGCCAGGAGGCGATCCTCAAGGCGGTACGGGAGGTCGCGGGCGCGGTCACGTCCTCCACCCTCACGACGGTCGCCGTATTCCTCCCCATCGGCCTGACCGGCGGCATGGTCGGCGAACTGTTCGGCTCGTTCAGCCTGACGGTGACGGCGGCACTGCTGGCCTCACTGCTCGTCTCGCTGACGGTCGTACCGGTGCTCTCGTACTGGTTCCTGCGCGCTCCCAAGGGCACGCCCGAGGACGCCGACGAGGCACGCCGCAAGGCCGAGGAGAAGGAGGCCCGCAGCCGACTCCAGCGCAGTTACGTCCCTGTCCTGCGGTTCGCCACCCGGCGCCGCCTCACCAGCGTGGCGATCGCGGTCGTCGTCCTCATCGGTACGTTCGCCATGGCGCCGCTGTTGAAGACCAACTTCTTCGACCAGGGCGAGCAGGAAGTCCTCACCGTCAAGCAGGAGTTGAAGCCCGGCATCAGCCTGGCGGCGACCGACGCGCAGGCCAAGAAGGTCGAGCAGATGCTCGACGGGGTGAAGGGCGTCGAGGATTACCAGGTCACCGTCGGCTCCTCCGGCTTCCTGGCCGCGTTCGGCGGGGGCACGGACACCAACCAGGCCTCGTACACCGTCAAGGTCGCGGACTCGGCCTCGTACGACGACGTCCAGGACCGCATCGAGGAGGGGCTCGGCCAGCTCTCCGGGATCGGTACGACGACGATCTCGGCCGGTGACGGCTTCGGCGCCCAGGAGCTGAGCGTGGTCGTCAAGGCCGCTGACGCCGGGGTGCTGCGCGAGGCCGCGGAGGAGGTGCGGGACGCGGTCGCCGGACTCGACGACGTCACGGACGTGACGAGCGACCTCGCCCAGTCCGTACCGCGGATATCCGTCAAGGCCAACTCCGAGGCTGCGGCAGCCGGGTTCAACGACACAACGCTCGGCGCCGCCGTCGCCCAATCGGTACGCGGCACCCCCAGCGGCAAGGCGATCCTCGACGACACCGAACGCGACGTGGTCATCAAGTCGGCGAAGCCGGCCCAGACGCTGGACGAACTGAAGAAGCTCCAGCTCGGTCCCGATGTGACCCTCGGTGACATCGCCACGGTGGAACTGGTCGACGGCCCGGTCTCGATGACCCGCATCGACGGCCAGCGCGCGGCGACGATCACGGCGAAGCCGACCGGCGAGAACACGGGCGCGGTGAGCGCGGACCTCACGACGAAGCTCGACGCGCTGAAGCTCCCCGACGGGGCGACGGCGGAGATCGGCGGTGTCTCGCAGGACCAGGACGAGGCGTTCGCGTCCCTCGGCCTCGCGATGCTCGCGGCGATCGCGATCGTCTTCATGCTGCTGGTGGCGACCTTCCGGTCCCTGATCCAGCCGCTGATCCTGCTGGTGTCGATCCCGTTCGCGGCGACGGGCGCGATCGGCCTGCTGGTCGCCACGGGCACCCCCATGGGCGTACCGGCGATGATCGGCATGCTGATGCTCATCGGCATCGTGGTCACGAACGCGATCGTCCTGATCGACCTGATCAACCAGTACCGCAGGCAGGGTTACGGAGTCGTCGAGGCCGTCCTGGAGGGCGGCCGCCACCGCCTCCGTCCCATCCTGATGACGGCGCTGGCAACGATCTTCGCCCTCCTCCCCATGGCCCTGGGCGTCACGGGCGAAGGCGGCTTCATAGCCCAGCCCCTGGCGGTGGTGGTCATCGGCGGCCTGATCACGTCGACGCTGCTGACGCTGCTGCTGGTCCCGACGCTGTACGCGATGGTGGAACTCCGCAAGGAGCGCCGGGCGAAGAAGAGGGCGGCGAAGCGAGAGAAGAAGGCCGGGACCGCACCCGGGTCCTCCGCGGAAGCGGAGTCCGGGGAGCCGGAGCCGGCGGGCGTCTGA
- a CDS encoding DUF397 domain-containing protein, which translates to MQHTPELNSARWRRSSYSNTNGGECVEITDDFPGVVPVRDSKTPHGPVLLVPAAAWDEFVNSLKA; encoded by the coding sequence ATGCAGCACACCCCCGAGCTGAACTCCGCCCGGTGGCGCCGGAGCAGCTACAGCAACACCAACGGGGGCGAATGCGTCGAGATCACCGACGACTTCCCCGGCGTCGTCCCCGTCCGCGACAGCAAGACCCCCCACGGCCCCGTACTCCTCGTCCCAGCCGCCGCCTGGGACGAGTTCGTCAACTCCCTGAAGGCGTAA
- a CDS encoding helix-turn-helix domain-containing protein, giving the protein MTFKPQTLTPYLSARHYFGAEQRRHREGAALSLVQLAGIVNSSKSTLARVETAELMPPPDLPDRLDVAFGTDRHFHGLYELAKREAHPDQYRRFMDFEAQADVIENFGAQALPGLLQSKEYAEALLSRQEDLTREQVEERVNARLSRQDRLRSAQPPLRWAVIDESVLRRQVGSEECMYRQLAWLLEQVDTPDSKVQVMPFSAGPHSLMGGALTLLTLPNGSNVAYEEGIQVGHLYEDRDSVKKWRRQYDVLRANALPPAASAELIRDAMEDHKPCSTPPS; this is encoded by the coding sequence ATGACGTTCAAGCCGCAGACCCTGACCCCGTACCTGTCCGCCCGCCACTACTTCGGCGCCGAGCAGCGCCGCCATCGCGAGGGCGCGGCCCTGTCACTCGTACAACTCGCGGGCATCGTGAACTCCAGCAAGAGCACGCTCGCGCGCGTGGAGACAGCGGAGTTGATGCCACCGCCGGATCTGCCGGACCGGCTTGACGTCGCGTTCGGCACGGACCGGCACTTCCACGGGCTGTACGAACTGGCCAAACGCGAGGCGCATCCGGACCAGTACCGGCGGTTCATGGACTTCGAGGCACAGGCGGACGTGATTGAGAACTTCGGCGCCCAGGCTCTCCCTGGGTTGCTGCAGAGCAAGGAGTACGCCGAGGCTCTGCTCAGCCGCCAGGAGGACCTGACTCGGGAGCAGGTCGAGGAGCGCGTCAACGCCCGCCTGTCCCGTCAGGATCGGCTGCGCTCGGCCCAACCGCCCCTGCGCTGGGCGGTCATCGACGAGTCCGTGCTCCGGCGACAGGTCGGCAGCGAGGAGTGCATGTACAGACAACTGGCCTGGCTACTCGAACAGGTGGATACTCCGGACAGCAAGGTCCAGGTGATGCCCTTCAGTGCCGGTCCACACTCGCTGATGGGTGGCGCCCTGACCCTGCTCACCCTTCCCAACGGCTCCAACGTGGCCTACGAAGAGGGCATCCAGGTCGGTCACCTCTACGAGGACCGGGACTCGGTGAAGAAGTGGCGACGACAGTACGACGTACTGCGCGCCAACGCCCTCCCACCGGCGGCTTCGGCGGAGCTGATCCGAGACGCGATGGAGGACCACAAGCCATGCAGCACACCCCCGAGCTGA
- a CDS encoding AAA family ATPase has translation MPRRPHRNIPKPPHVFDRDLEWSELTAFASDEDRGPHLAVVSGRRRQGKSFLLKALTAATNGFYFAAVEATRAESLSLLGREIARFTDAPVPPIPQDWTEALELLFDLATQRPVTIVIDEFPYLVRGDASLPSRLQRIIGAGFGDDLRRHPRILLCGSAMSFMGGLLSGTSPLYGRARLNLVVHSLGYRDAAKFWNIDDPRLAVLTHAVVGGTPAYRKELVANDVPEGLDDFDDWVCRTVLNPMRPIHSEAEFLLAAEPDVRDRALYHSVLAAVAAGNHTSGGIASAVGRKATDISQPLTVLKRCGLLTVEADAFRGNRSAYRIAEPLITFHHAVVRRNQSLMIEERDLNSAWSESRDTFLSKVVGPHFEHLCREWVSWHAEPDTFGGLPIDVTSGTVADPAARTSHEVDVVVRGAVGQDHGILLSIGEAKWNKVMDVRHLDRLRHVLGLLAARGIDTSHARPACYSGVGFTPDLQAAAERGEVVLVDLERLYSGA, from the coding sequence ATGCCGCGACGCCCTCACCGGAACATCCCGAAGCCGCCTCACGTCTTCGACCGCGACCTGGAGTGGAGCGAACTGACCGCCTTCGCCTCCGACGAGGATCGGGGGCCGCACCTCGCGGTCGTGTCCGGACGTCGCAGACAGGGGAAGAGCTTCCTACTCAAGGCCCTCACCGCAGCGACCAACGGCTTCTACTTCGCCGCCGTCGAAGCCACGCGGGCTGAGTCACTCAGTCTGCTGGGCAGGGAGATCGCTCGTTTCACCGACGCTCCCGTGCCGCCCATACCGCAGGACTGGACCGAAGCCCTTGAGCTGCTCTTCGACCTGGCCACGCAGCGCCCTGTCACGATCGTCATCGACGAGTTCCCCTATCTCGTCCGGGGCGACGCCTCCCTCCCCTCCCGCCTTCAGAGGATCATCGGAGCCGGATTCGGCGACGATCTGCGCCGCCATCCCCGCATCCTCCTCTGCGGCAGCGCGATGTCGTTCATGGGCGGTCTGCTCTCCGGCACGTCACCTCTGTACGGTCGCGCGCGACTCAACCTCGTCGTACACTCCCTGGGCTACAGGGACGCGGCCAAGTTCTGGAACATCGACGACCCACGCCTCGCCGTCCTCACCCACGCTGTAGTCGGCGGAACCCCGGCCTACCGGAAGGAGCTCGTGGCCAACGACGTGCCGGAGGGGCTGGACGACTTCGACGACTGGGTGTGCCGTACGGTCCTCAACCCCATGCGCCCGATCCACTCCGAGGCCGAGTTCCTACTGGCCGCCGAACCGGACGTACGCGACCGCGCCCTCTACCACTCCGTCCTCGCGGCGGTCGCGGCCGGCAACCACACCAGCGGGGGCATCGCGAGCGCGGTGGGCCGCAAGGCCACCGACATCTCCCAGCCGTTGACGGTGCTCAAGCGGTGCGGACTGCTCACCGTCGAAGCGGACGCCTTCCGCGGTAACCGCAGCGCCTACCGCATCGCCGAACCCCTGATCACGTTCCACCACGCGGTGGTGCGCCGCAATCAGAGCCTCATGATCGAGGAACGCGACCTGAACTCGGCCTGGTCCGAGTCCCGGGACACCTTTCTGAGCAAGGTCGTCGGCCCCCACTTCGAGCACCTGTGCCGCGAATGGGTCTCGTGGCACGCCGAACCCGACACCTTCGGCGGTCTGCCCATCGATGTCACCTCGGGAACCGTCGCTGATCCTGCCGCACGGACCTCCCACGAAGTCGACGTCGTCGTACGCGGCGCAGTCGGCCAGGATCACGGCATCCTGCTGTCGATCGGCGAGGCGAAGTGGAACAAGGTCATGGACGTACGCCACCTCGACCGGCTCCGCCACGTCCTCGGGCTCCTCGCAGCACGAGGCATCGACACCAGCCACGCCCGCCCCGCCTGTTACAGCGGCGTCGGCTTCACGCCGGACCTGCAAGCGGCAGCCGAGCGCGGCGAAGTGGTCCTCGTGGACCTGGAGCGCCTGTACAGCGGGGCGTAG
- the nadA gene encoding quinolinate synthase NadA, which yields MTTAQTQELDVQPTPLALLLLGREADPRSERGVECPGDLPSPSDPDLVERARAAKEKLGDKVFVLGHHYQRDEVIQFADVTGDSFKLARDAAARPEAEYIVFCGVHFMAESADILTGDDQKVVLPDLAAGCSMADMATAEQVAECWDVLTEAGIAEQVVPVSYMNSSADIKAFTGKHGGTICTSSNAKRALEWAFEQGDKVLFLPDQHLGRNTAVRDMGMSLDDCVVYNPHRPNGGLTAEQLRDAKMILWRGHCSVHGRFSLESVEDVRARIPGVNVLVHPECKHEVVAAADYVGSTEHIIKTLEAAPSGSKWAIGTELNLVRRLANRFAPEGKEIVFLDKTVCFCSTMNRIDLPHLVWALESLAEGNLVNRIEVDRETEQFAKLALERMLALP from the coding sequence GTGACCACCGCCCAGACCCAGGAGCTCGACGTACAGCCGACGCCCCTCGCCCTGCTGCTGCTCGGCCGCGAGGCCGACCCGAGGAGCGAGCGCGGCGTCGAGTGTCCCGGTGACCTGCCCTCGCCGTCCGACCCGGACCTGGTCGAGCGCGCCCGCGCGGCAAAGGAGAAGCTCGGGGACAAGGTCTTCGTGCTCGGCCACCACTACCAGCGCGACGAGGTCATCCAGTTCGCGGATGTCACCGGGGACTCCTTCAAGCTGGCCCGGGACGCGGCCGCGCGCCCGGAGGCCGAGTACATCGTGTTCTGCGGCGTGCACTTCATGGCCGAGTCGGCGGACATCCTGACCGGCGACGACCAGAAGGTCGTCCTCCCCGACCTCGCCGCCGGCTGCTCCATGGCCGACATGGCGACGGCCGAGCAGGTCGCCGAGTGCTGGGACGTACTGACCGAGGCCGGGATAGCCGAGCAGGTCGTCCCCGTCTCGTACATGAACTCGTCCGCGGACATCAAGGCGTTCACGGGCAAGCACGGCGGCACGATCTGTACGTCGTCCAATGCCAAGCGGGCCCTGGAGTGGGCCTTCGAGCAGGGCGACAAGGTCCTCTTCCTGCCGGACCAGCACCTGGGGCGGAACACCGCGGTGCGGGACATGGGCATGTCGCTCGACGACTGCGTCGTCTACAACCCGCACAGGCCGAACGGCGGCCTGACCGCAGAGCAGCTGCGCGACGCCAAGATGATCCTGTGGCGCGGCCACTGCTCGGTGCACGGCCGCTTCAGCCTGGAGTCGGTCGAGGACGTACGGGCCCGGATCCCCGGCGTGAACGTCCTCGTCCACCCCGAGTGCAAGCACGAGGTGGTGGCAGCGGCGGACTACGTCGGTTCCACCGAGCACATCATCAAGACCCTGGAGGCGGCTCCGTCGGGCTCCAAGTGGGCCATCGGCACGGAGCTGAATCTCGTACGCCGCCTGGCGAACCGTTTCGCACCCGAGGGCAAGGAGATCGTCTTCCTCGACAAGACGGTCTGCTTCTGCTCGACCATGAACCGCATCGACCTCCCCCACCTGGTCTGGGCGCTGGAGTCCCTGGCCGAGGGCAACCTGGTCAACCGCATCGAGGTCGACCGCGAGACGGAGCAGTTCGCGAAGCTGGCGCTGGAGCGGATGCTGGCGTTGCCGTAG